One genomic region from Actinocatenispora thailandica encodes:
- a CDS encoding DUF418 domain-containing protein, with protein MPLESRSVPAPPATTRPPSTGPAGRISALDVLRGFAVCGILVVNVQPIANAGARVLHGDTGAAAWPGLLFDQRFFPIFSLLFGIGFTLLLRSAARRVARPRVVLLRRLLVLLALGLAHHLLLWQGDILAVYAVGGLAVLLPVSFGPRWLAAALAVPALAAGLVVGTGFFSLIPGLFLTGAALTRYGVVDRLDRARLAPRLLLLGFAVATAPVLFVQLVGGGPRAFALAGLLTAGGYCCGLVALLGTPLAPALRVAFTPLGRMALTNYLTATVLVRLTAPVLGGRPENWSSTTVLAIAGGILAAQWVFGTLWLRRYRQGPLEWLWRWATWARRPPLRRAPGTDGGGSPGAGGRGQCAAS; from the coding sequence ATGCCTCTCGAATCACGCTCCGTACCCGCCCCGCCGGCAACCACGCGGCCCCCCAGCACCGGGCCGGCGGGCCGGATCTCCGCGCTGGACGTGCTGCGCGGGTTCGCGGTGTGCGGCATCCTCGTCGTCAACGTGCAGCCGATCGCCAACGCGGGCGCCCGGGTTCTGCACGGTGACACGGGCGCGGCGGCATGGCCGGGTCTGCTGTTCGACCAGCGGTTCTTCCCGATCTTCTCGCTGCTGTTCGGGATCGGCTTCACCCTGCTGCTGCGCTCGGCCGCGCGGCGCGTCGCCCGCCCCCGGGTGGTACTGCTGCGCCGGCTGCTCGTCCTGCTCGCGCTGGGGCTGGCGCACCACCTGCTGCTGTGGCAGGGCGACATCCTGGCCGTCTACGCGGTCGGCGGGCTGGCCGTACTGCTGCCCGTGTCGTTCGGGCCGCGCTGGCTGGCCGCGGCGCTGGCGGTACCGGCACTCGCCGCCGGCCTGGTCGTCGGCACCGGTTTCTTCTCGCTGATCCCCGGGCTGTTCCTGACCGGCGCGGCCCTCACCCGGTACGGCGTGGTGGACCGGCTGGACCGGGCCCGCCTCGCCCCCCGGCTGCTGCTGCTCGGGTTCGCCGTGGCCACCGCGCCGGTGCTGTTCGTTCAGCTGGTGGGCGGCGGGCCGCGGGCGTTCGCGCTGGCCGGGCTGCTCACCGCCGGCGGCTACTGCTGCGGGCTGGTCGCGCTGCTCGGTACGCCGCTGGCGCCGGCGCTGCGGGTCGCGTTCACCCCGCTCGGCCGGATGGCGCTCACCAACTACCTGACCGCCACCGTGCTGGTCCGGCTGACCGCGCCGGTGCTGGGTGGCCGGCCGGAGAACTGGTCGTCGACGACGGTGCTGGCGATCGCCGGCGGCATCCTCGCCGCGCAGTGGGTGTTCGGCACGCTCTGGCTGCGCCGGTACCGGCAGGGCCCGCTGGAGTGGCTCTGGCGCTGGGCGACCTGGGCCCGCCGGCCACCCCTGCGCCGCGCCCCCGGTACCGACGGCGGCGGGTCGCCAGGCGCCGGCGGCAGGGGTCAGTGTGCCGCGTCGTAG
- a CDS encoding winged helix-turn-helix transcriptional regulator, producing the protein MSRSTTDVPGQVVDCPTCTVREVLDRVGGKWSIGVLVEAVRGPVRFTELERTITGISRRMLTLTLRNLERDGLLTRTVHPTVPPKVEYAATPMALELHDALFTLTSWAERHRDDIAAARTTYDAAH; encoded by the coding sequence ATGTCACGGAGTACCACCGATGTACCAGGCCAGGTCGTCGACTGCCCCACCTGCACCGTGCGTGAGGTACTAGACAGGGTCGGCGGCAAGTGGAGCATCGGCGTGCTGGTCGAGGCGGTCCGCGGACCGGTGCGGTTCACCGAGCTGGAGCGCACCATCACCGGCATCAGCCGCCGGATGCTCACCCTCACGCTGCGCAACCTGGAGCGCGACGGGCTGCTCACCCGCACCGTGCACCCCACCGTGCCGCCGAAGGTCGAGTACGCGGCGACGCCGATGGCGCTGGAGCTGCACGACGCGCTGTTCACCCTGACCAGCTGGGCGGAGCGGCACCGGGACGACATCGCCGCCGCCCGCACCACCTACGACGCGGCACACTGA
- a CDS encoding MFS transporter: MSTSPRAGGATPVPPGRAGGRLLALVVLCAGQLMVILDGTIVNVALPTISDALDFTPANLAWVMNAYLIGFGGLLPLAGRIGDLIGRKRVFVTGLVAFVAASALCAAAVDQAMLIAARFIQGAGGALASAVVLGMLVTLYERPGDRARAIGAFTFVGSGGASIGTIAGGVLTQTVGWHWIFLVNLPIGLAAAALAIRVLPAERGLGLRAGADAAGAVLVTAGLMLGVYTIVRSTEQPWPYTLGTAAGAVVLLAGFVLRQARARTPLLPLRVFAVRSVAGGNAVQLLMIAGMFGFQFLVALYLREVLGYDPLHTGLALLPASLTIAVVSLGVSGRLVARFGPVRMLAAGLATVVLGFAILAQLPSQHGYPVLLPALIVLGAGFATAMPALTGLAMSGGDPADSGVVSGLFNTVQQIAGALGLAVLSTVAAAHTRQLVAAGTGAAAAQTAGYRVAFVVAGGLVLAALALGVTLLRRTGAPARPAAPVTVDRAEPAGTGRS, translated from the coding sequence ATGTCCACGTCCCCGCGCGCCGGTGGCGCCACACCCGTACCGCCGGGCCGCGCCGGCGGTCGACTGCTCGCCCTGGTCGTCCTGTGCGCCGGGCAGCTGATGGTCATCCTCGACGGCACCATCGTGAACGTCGCACTGCCCACGATCTCCGACGCGCTCGACTTCACCCCGGCGAACCTGGCGTGGGTGATGAACGCGTACCTGATCGGGTTCGGCGGGCTGCTCCCGCTGGCCGGCCGGATCGGCGACCTGATCGGCCGCAAGCGGGTCTTCGTGACCGGGCTGGTCGCGTTCGTCGCCGCCTCCGCGCTGTGCGCCGCCGCGGTCGACCAGGCGATGCTGATCGCCGCCCGGTTCATCCAGGGCGCCGGCGGCGCGCTCGCCTCGGCCGTCGTGCTCGGCATGCTCGTCACGCTGTACGAGCGGCCGGGCGACCGGGCCCGCGCGATCGGCGCCTTCACCTTCGTCGGTTCCGGCGGCGCGTCGATCGGCACCATCGCCGGCGGGGTACTCACCCAGACCGTCGGCTGGCACTGGATCTTCCTGGTCAACCTGCCGATCGGGCTGGCCGCCGCGGCACTCGCGATCCGGGTACTGCCGGCCGAACGCGGACTCGGCCTGCGCGCCGGCGCCGACGCCGCCGGCGCGGTACTGGTCACCGCCGGGCTGATGCTCGGCGTGTACACCATCGTCCGGTCCACCGAGCAGCCCTGGCCGTACACGCTGGGTACCGCGGCCGGCGCGGTCGTGCTGCTCGCCGGCTTCGTGCTGCGGCAGGCCCGCGCCCGGACACCGTTGCTGCCGCTGCGGGTGTTCGCGGTACGGTCCGTCGCCGGCGGCAACGCGGTGCAGTTGCTGATGATCGCCGGGATGTTCGGGTTCCAGTTCCTGGTGGCGCTCTACCTGCGCGAGGTGCTCGGCTACGACCCGCTGCACACCGGGCTCGCGCTGCTGCCGGCCTCACTGACCATCGCGGTGGTGTCGCTCGGCGTGTCGGGCCGGCTCGTCGCCCGCTTCGGTCCGGTCCGGATGCTCGCCGCCGGCCTGGCCACCGTGGTGCTCGGTTTCGCGATCCTCGCCCAGCTGCCCAGCCAGCACGGGTACCCGGTGCTGCTGCCGGCGCTGATCGTGCTCGGCGCCGGGTTCGCCACCGCGATGCCGGCCCTGACCGGGTTGGCCATGTCCGGCGGCGACCCGGCCGACTCGGGCGTGGTGTCCGGGCTGTTCAACACGGTGCAGCAGATCGCCGGTGCGCTCGGCCTCGCCGTACTGTCCACCGTCGCGGCGGCGCACACCCGGCAGCTGGTCGCCGCCGGTACCGGTGCGGCGGCGGCGCAGACCGCCGGGTACCGGGTGGCGTTCGTGGTGGCCGGCGGCCTCGTGCTGGCCGCGCTGGCCCTCGGCGTGACCCTGCTGCGGCGTACCGGCGCGCCGGCACGCCCGGCCGCCCCGGTGACCGTGGACCGGGCCGAGCCGGCGGGTACCGGAAGATCTTGA
- a CDS encoding 6-phosphofructokinase, with product MRIGILTGGGDCPGLNAVIRAVVLRAVRDHGWQVTGFRDGWRGVLEDHHVELDPARVRGILARGGTILGSSRVNPDTLRASIDTIRTVLAANGIDALIPVGGEGTLQAAHWLSSHDIPVVGVPKTIDNDIDCTDVTFGFDTAVEIATDAIDRLHTTAESHQRVMVVEVMGRHTGWIALHSALAAGAHQVLTPETPFDIEQVCAGLRRRFDEGDNFAVVVAAEGATPAPGTMPFDEGYIDQFGHRRFAGIARQLQAEIGRRLDREVTTTVLGHLQRGGTPTAYDRVLASRLGGRAVEAIRNGKYGTMSALRGTQIELVPLVDAVARLKTVPGDTCAELSALL from the coding sequence GTGCGTATCGGTATCTTGACCGGCGGTGGCGACTGCCCCGGCCTCAACGCGGTGATCCGTGCGGTGGTGCTGCGCGCGGTGCGCGACCACGGTTGGCAGGTCACCGGTTTCCGGGACGGCTGGCGCGGGGTGCTGGAAGATCACCACGTCGAACTGGACCCCGCCCGGGTTCGCGGCATCCTCGCCCGCGGCGGCACCATCCTCGGCTCGTCCCGGGTCAACCCGGACACGCTGCGGGCCAGCATCGACACCATCCGGACCGTACTGGCGGCCAACGGCATCGACGCGCTGATCCCGGTCGGCGGCGAGGGCACCCTGCAGGCCGCGCACTGGCTGTCCTCGCACGACATCCCGGTGGTCGGGGTGCCGAAGACGATCGACAACGACATCGACTGCACCGATGTCACGTTCGGCTTCGACACCGCGGTGGAGATCGCCACCGACGCGATCGACCGGCTGCACACCACCGCCGAGTCGCACCAGCGGGTGATGGTGGTGGAGGTGATGGGCCGACACACCGGCTGGATCGCGCTGCACTCGGCGCTCGCCGCCGGCGCGCACCAGGTCCTCACCCCGGAGACGCCGTTCGACATCGAGCAGGTGTGCGCCGGGCTGCGCCGCCGGTTCGACGAGGGCGACAACTTCGCGGTCGTCGTCGCCGCCGAGGGCGCCACCCCGGCGCCGGGCACCATGCCGTTCGACGAGGGGTACATCGACCAGTTCGGGCACCGCCGGTTCGCCGGCATCGCGCGGCAGTTGCAGGCCGAGATCGGCCGCCGGCTGGACCGCGAGGTCACCACCACGGTGCTGGGCCACCTGCAACGCGGCGGCACCCCCACCGCGTACGACCGGGTGCTCGCGTCCCGGCTCGGCGGGCGGGCCGTGGAAGCGATCCGGAACGGCAAGTACGGCACCATGTCGGCGCTGCGCGGTACCCAGATCGAGCTGGTGCCGCTGGTGGATGCGGTGGCCCGGCTCAAGACCGTGCCGGGCGACACCTGCGCCGAGTTGTCCGCCCTGCTCTGA
- a CDS encoding SDR family oxidoreductase, with protein MDLGIAGRVALVSGATSGLGRAVATALAAEGARVAICGRDEARLAAAAEQVNDAAAAYRARSGGAARPAAGAGRPVRDPVRADRVDLRDHDAVRRWVDTVATDLGGPDIVVSNAGGPPAGPVTAFDLAAYRDAVELCLLAHIGFVQATLPRLRAAGWGRILLVASETVRRPRPQYGLSNTVRPGLVGYAKSLVPEIGPDGVTINVLAPGYHRTPALTRQFDDPAASLARIAAGVPVGRVGDPADFGATAAFLAGNQAAFITGSTILVDGGASL; from the coding sequence GTGGATCTGGGTATCGCCGGGAGGGTGGCGCTGGTGTCCGGCGCGACCAGCGGGTTGGGCCGTGCCGTCGCGACCGCGCTGGCCGCCGAGGGCGCCCGGGTGGCGATCTGCGGCCGGGACGAGGCGCGGCTCGCCGCCGCGGCCGAGCAGGTGAACGACGCCGCCGCGGCGTACCGGGCCCGCTCCGGCGGCGCCGCGCGGCCGGCCGCCGGCGCCGGGCGGCCGGTGCGTGATCCGGTCCGGGCGGACCGGGTCGACCTGCGGGACCACGACGCGGTACGGCGCTGGGTCGATACGGTCGCGACCGACCTCGGCGGACCGGACATCGTGGTCAGCAACGCGGGCGGGCCGCCCGCCGGCCCGGTCACCGCGTTCGACCTGGCCGCCTACCGGGACGCCGTCGAGCTGTGCCTGCTCGCGCACATCGGGTTCGTCCAGGCGACGCTGCCGCGGCTGCGGGCCGCCGGCTGGGGTCGGATCCTGCTCGTCGCCTCCGAGACGGTCCGCCGCCCCCGCCCGCAGTACGGGCTGTCCAACACGGTGCGGCCGGGCCTCGTCGGCTACGCGAAGTCGCTGGTACCGGAGATCGGGCCGGACGGCGTGACGATCAACGTGCTGGCCCCCGGCTACCACCGCACGCCCGCGCTGACCCGGCAGTTCGACGATCCGGCGGCGAGCCTGGCGCGGATCGCCGCCGGTGTCCCGGTCGGCCGGGTCGGTGACCCGGCCGATTTCGGCGCCACCGCCGCCTTCCTCGCCGGCAACCAGGCCGCCTTCATCACCGGCAGCACCATCCTCGTGGACGGCGGCGCCTCCCTCTGA
- a CDS encoding sulfotransferase: MSDRPAVVYLTGWCRSGTTLIGNLIGELPGALHVGELRYLWRHGVLGDGTNDTCGCGTRIADCPLWSAVLRRLGAPDGVPDLLERQQRLLRTRHVGARLAAIPATIAARRDLERLYGAIAAEAGARIIVDSGKFPAEAATVCGSDRVRPYVLHVLRDPRAVAESWRRPKAYIPAMSACRSTAYWVAFQQASARVGRAFPGRYQRLRYEDFAAAPADTLGAVLAGWGLAAAAPVTADGTAVLSPNHTVTGNPDRLRTGPVTIRPDERWRTTSPRTTRYAAGLLAAPWLHRYGYRLTGGADRGAGVRSDAGTS, encoded by the coding sequence GTGAGCGACCGACCCGCCGTCGTCTACCTGACCGGCTGGTGTCGCAGCGGCACCACCCTGATCGGGAACCTGATCGGCGAGCTGCCCGGCGCGCTGCACGTCGGGGAGCTGCGCTACCTGTGGCGGCACGGAGTGTTGGGCGACGGCACCAACGACACCTGCGGCTGCGGTACCCGGATCGCCGACTGTCCACTGTGGTCGGCGGTGCTGCGGCGGCTCGGTGCGCCGGACGGCGTGCCCGACCTGCTCGAGCGGCAGCAGCGGCTGCTGCGCACCCGGCACGTCGGTGCCCGGTTGGCCGCGATCCCGGCCACCATCGCGGCACGGCGTGACCTGGAACGGCTCTACGGCGCCATCGCCGCCGAGGCGGGCGCCCGGATCATCGTGGACAGCGGCAAGTTCCCGGCCGAGGCGGCGACGGTGTGCGGCAGCGACCGGGTCCGGCCGTACGTGCTGCACGTGCTGCGGGATCCGCGCGCCGTCGCCGAATCGTGGCGCCGCCCGAAGGCGTACATCCCGGCCATGTCGGCGTGCCGCAGCACCGCCTACTGGGTCGCGTTCCAGCAGGCATCGGCGCGGGTCGGCCGCGCGTTCCCGGGCCGGTACCAGCGGCTGCGGTACGAGGACTTCGCGGCTGCCCCGGCCGACACGCTCGGTGCGGTGCTCGCCGGCTGGGGCCTCGCCGCCGCGGCGCCGGTGACCGCCGACGGCACCGCCGTACTGTCGCCCAACCACACCGTCACCGGCAACCCGGACCGGCTGCGTACCGGCCCGGTCACGATCCGGCCGGACGAGCGCTGGCGCACCACGTCGCCGCGCACCACCCGGTACGCCGCCGGCCTGCTCGCCGCGCCCTGGCTGCACCGCTACGGCTACCGCCTGACCGGCGGCGCCGACCGCGGCGCCGGGGTTCGGTCCGACGCCGGTACGAGCTGA
- a CDS encoding DegT/DnrJ/EryC1/StrS family aminotransferase: protein MVARTTDVRLAIDGGTPVRAAPWPAYDNGDAYVADDDVAAALHALRSRRYFRYDTRPHEATETGALEAALCRYFGAAHALGCASGTTALALGLLALDLPAASDVICPAFTFAATPSAIILAGHRPVLVECDDDLQLDPDDLRRKVAAGARAIVVVHMRGFAADMPAIAGIADEFGVPIVEDAVPALGVRLHGRPLGTWGRVGAFSTQSDKALNTGEGGFVLTDDATVYSRAVVYSGAYESRMARHFTDPPDLDDLSLPLFSWRMDEIRAALARAQLARLPGRLAAHRRNYDRVAAALDGRPDVAVRRPVAPGAYLGEALLLRLPDTAAACWFARALRAEGIGVRAFGDPDDVNVRAFWNWRFLFPDRAAVRAAYPASTAAVGRTVDIPLSANLTGDDCAQLVDAVDKVAAALPGRYR from the coding sequence ATGGTGGCCCGCACCACGGACGTCAGGCTGGCGATCGACGGCGGCACGCCGGTACGCGCGGCTCCCTGGCCGGCGTACGACAACGGTGACGCGTACGTCGCGGACGACGACGTCGCCGCGGCGCTGCACGCGCTGCGCAGCCGCCGGTACTTCCGGTACGACACCCGCCCGCACGAGGCGACCGAGACCGGCGCGCTGGAAGCCGCGCTCTGCCGGTACTTCGGCGCGGCCCACGCGCTCGGCTGCGCCAGCGGTACCACCGCCCTTGCCCTGGGCCTGCTGGCGCTGGACCTGCCGGCGGCGTCGGACGTGATCTGCCCGGCCTTCACGTTCGCCGCGACACCCAGCGCGATCATCCTCGCCGGGCACCGGCCGGTCCTGGTCGAGTGCGACGACGATCTCCAGCTCGACCCCGACGACCTGCGCCGCAAGGTGGCCGCCGGGGCGCGGGCGATCGTGGTGGTGCACATGCGCGGGTTCGCCGCCGACATGCCGGCGATCGCCGGCATCGCGGACGAGTTCGGGGTGCCGATCGTGGAGGACGCGGTGCCGGCGCTGGGGGTCCGGCTGCACGGCCGGCCGCTCGGCACCTGGGGCCGGGTCGGCGCCTTCTCCACCCAGTCGGACAAGGCGTTGAACACCGGCGAGGGCGGCTTCGTGCTGACCGACGACGCCACCGTCTACTCCCGCGCGGTGGTCTACTCCGGTGCGTACGAGTCGCGGATGGCCCGGCACTTCACCGACCCGCCGGACCTGGACGATCTGTCGTTGCCGCTGTTCAGCTGGCGAATGGACGAGATCAGGGCCGCGCTGGCGCGGGCTCAGCTGGCCCGGCTGCCCGGGCGGCTGGCGGCGCACCGGCGCAACTACGACCGGGTCGCCGCCGCCCTCGACGGCCGGCCGGACGTCGCGGTACGGCGACCGGTCGCGCCCGGCGCGTACCTCGGTGAAGCGTTGCTGCTGCGGCTGCCGGACACCGCGGCCGCCTGCTGGTTCGCCCGCGCGCTGCGGGCCGAGGGCATCGGTGTCCGGGCCTTCGGCGACCCGGACGACGTCAACGTCCGGGCGTTCTGGAACTGGCGGTTCCTGTTCCCGGACCGGGCGGCGGTCCGGGCCGCCTACCCGGCGAGTACCGCCGCGGTGGGGCGCACGGTGGACATCCCGCTGTCGGCGAACCTGACCGGGGACGACTGCGCGCAGCTGGTCGACGCGGTCGACAAGGTCGCGGCAGCGCTGCCGGGCCGGTACCGGTGA
- a CDS encoding family 3 encapsulin nanocompartment shell protein produces the protein MRYLVDDPELTSRTPGEELAVAAGRSTDGAATAVVRDAITRHFPLAATRPRPPVRDLLKSAIIADESVSFVEERRSAAHPVTRDTEYAATPEAHQQPRAVKAALTDVRVRVPVPAQICRDPALLARFVDHRVIVRLCTVENDVLLHGSADGAITGLLRLPGLRRLRGRTDLVDSLMAAAADVEDQGGSCDALVMHPRTYWRLVGLGALPTVDAAGLRITRTRMIAPDQVLLGDFRAGVTLLDACDGGTITLRRDGELAEIEAGGRVGLAVHLPQHFALLVLPPDTVPPAIQVLPTPEGAA, from the coding sequence GTGCGCTACCTCGTCGACGATCCCGAACTGACCAGTCGCACGCCCGGCGAGGAGCTGGCGGTGGCCGCCGGCCGGTCCACCGACGGCGCGGCGACGGCCGTGGTCCGCGACGCCATCACCCGGCACTTCCCGCTCGCCGCGACGCGTCCCCGGCCACCGGTACGGGACCTGCTCAAGTCGGCGATCATCGCGGACGAGTCGGTGTCCTTCGTCGAGGAACGGCGGTCCGCCGCCCACCCGGTCACCCGGGACACCGAGTACGCCGCCACCCCGGAGGCCCACCAGCAGCCCCGGGCGGTCAAGGCGGCACTCACCGACGTCCGGGTCCGGGTACCGGTGCCGGCCCAGATCTGCCGCGATCCGGCGCTGCTGGCCCGGTTCGTCGACCACCGGGTGATCGTCCGGCTGTGCACCGTGGAGAACGACGTGCTGCTGCACGGCAGCGCCGACGGCGCGATCACCGGCTTGCTCCGGCTGCCCGGGCTGCGCCGGCTGCGCGGCCGGACCGACCTGGTGGACAGCCTGATGGCCGCCGCGGCCGACGTGGAGGACCAGGGCGGCTCCTGCGACGCGCTGGTGATGCATCCCCGCACGTACTGGCGGCTGGTCGGGCTCGGCGCACTGCCCACCGTCGACGCGGCCGGGCTGCGGATCACCCGGACCCGGATGATCGCGCCCGATCAGGTGCTGCTGGGCGACTTCCGGGCCGGAGTCACGCTGCTGGACGCTTGCGACGGCGGCACCATCACGTTGCGCCGGGACGGCGAGCTGGCCGAGATCGAGGCCGGCGGCCGGGTGGGCCTCGCGGTGCACCTACCGCAACACTTCGCCCTGCTGGTACTCCCGCCGGACACGGTGCCACCGGCCATCCAGGTACTGCCGACGCCGGAGGGGGCAGCATGA
- a CDS encoding ATP-grasp domain-containing protein, which produces MKIGILLWDYSGIDADALALLEFGTRRGHQMSGFTLEEIEFRRGAGRATVLAKGVDVTSYDAVISRANLIGDVWQQDLAATAGPWRDRVERLTMLSNALGPRLFDPVDAWLCGMSKFLMAQRLAEGGFPVPPFRSVSSVEDTAAALADWGDIILKPSYGLRGIDVERVTDLDADRAIVDSQLARYGTVFCQPFYPTRYGELRITVCGEVTPINMLKLPAAGSWRCKTLEGASWERFDAPDELIDLSVRAARHQGLTWAGLDILPTPDGYRILEVNMVPGFLAIFGDGPAAEGHAGILDWIEKRTAERQPADESVGGDPS; this is translated from the coding sequence ATGAAGATCGGCATCCTGCTGTGGGACTACAGCGGCATCGACGCGGACGCGCTCGCCCTGCTGGAGTTCGGGACGCGGCGCGGACACCAGATGTCCGGGTTCACCCTGGAGGAGATCGAGTTCCGACGGGGCGCGGGCCGGGCCACGGTGCTGGCCAAGGGCGTCGACGTGACCAGCTACGACGCGGTGATCTCCCGGGCGAACCTGATCGGCGACGTCTGGCAGCAGGATCTGGCCGCGACCGCCGGCCCGTGGCGGGACCGGGTCGAGCGGCTGACGATGCTCAGCAACGCGCTCGGCCCGCGGCTGTTCGACCCGGTTGACGCCTGGCTGTGCGGGATGAGCAAGTTCCTGATGGCGCAGCGGCTCGCCGAAGGCGGGTTCCCGGTGCCGCCGTTTCGCTCGGTGAGTTCGGTCGAGGACACCGCCGCGGCGCTCGCCGACTGGGGCGACATCATCCTCAAGCCGTCGTACGGGCTGCGCGGCATCGACGTCGAGCGGGTCACCGATCTGGACGCCGACCGCGCGATCGTGGACAGCCAGCTGGCCCGCTACGGCACCGTGTTCTGCCAGCCGTTCTACCCCACCCGGTACGGCGAGCTGCGGATCACCGTGTGCGGCGAGGTCACGCCGATCAACATGCTCAAGCTGCCCGCGGCGGGCAGCTGGCGGTGCAAGACGCTGGAGGGTGCGAGCTGGGAACGGTTCGACGCCCCCGACGAGTTGATCGACCTGTCGGTCCGCGCCGCCCGGCACCAGGGCCTCACCTGGGCCGGTCTGGACATCCTGCCGACCCCGGACGGGTACCGGATCCTCGAAGTCAACATGGTGCCCGGGTTCCTCGCCATCTTCGGCGACGGCCCCGCCGCCGAGGGCCACGCCGGCATCCTCGACTGGATCGAGAAGCGGACCGCCGAGCGGCAGCCGGCCGACGAGAGCGTGGGAGGCGACCCATCGTGA
- a CDS encoding AMP-binding protein yields MYGAESLRLPGAELAARYRAAGWWRDETFLDDLARAARTRPEHPAIVAYRGDTPRTICYRELAELVERFAGALAALGVGRGDVVATYLPNVWQLTPLWLACARIGAVSAAMFPALAERELRYTMTVSRAPVCISLDRVDDVDLGARVAAAAPDTVRHRVVIGDGSAADAIDFAEFFLDTEHPTPDPALALRPDEPAVLVCTSGTSGQMKAVAHTSNTLYAAARAGAEPYRLGPDDVIVVPHPHTHMAGMTYGALMPLQLGATWLTYDRPSDLGLLLDSIEAHSVSWAYMSPGYLVNLIAAQRERARDTSSVRRIVSGSAPLQPDLVESVRDTFRVPVHALWGMTENAAVTMTRPDDPDDWATRSDGRAVPWMEVRIDADPGEDAGRLLVRGASQCLGYLHQRDVYDACFDGDWFDTGDIARPDGRGGIRIVGRRSDLIIRSNGMKVPVLEVEGLLARHPGIKELALVGYPDPAVPGSELCCAVVVPDGQPPTLAELHEFLGGTGMARVFWPDRVQFVWQLPKNSLGKIQRAPLHRRLELAAAPR; encoded by the coding sequence ATGTACGGAGCGGAGTCGTTGCGGCTGCCGGGCGCCGAGCTGGCCGCCCGGTACCGGGCGGCGGGCTGGTGGCGGGACGAGACGTTCCTGGACGATCTGGCCCGGGCGGCGCGGACCCGGCCGGAGCATCCCGCGATCGTCGCGTACCGGGGTGACACGCCACGGACCATCTGCTACCGGGAGCTGGCCGAGCTGGTCGAACGGTTCGCCGGGGCGCTGGCCGCGCTCGGGGTCGGCCGCGGTGACGTGGTCGCCACCTACCTGCCGAACGTCTGGCAGCTGACCCCGCTCTGGTTGGCGTGTGCCCGGATCGGTGCGGTGAGCGCGGCGATGTTCCCGGCGCTCGCCGAACGCGAGCTGCGCTACACGATGACCGTGAGCAGGGCGCCGGTGTGCATCAGCCTCGACCGGGTCGACGACGTCGACCTCGGTGCCCGGGTGGCCGCGGCGGCGCCGGACACGGTCCGGCACCGGGTGGTGATCGGGGACGGTTCCGCCGCCGACGCCATCGACTTCGCCGAGTTCTTCCTCGACACCGAGCACCCGACACCGGATCCGGCGCTCGCGCTGCGCCCGGACGAGCCTGCCGTACTCGTCTGCACGTCCGGCACCTCCGGCCAGATGAAGGCGGTGGCGCACACCAGCAACACGCTGTACGCGGCGGCCCGAGCCGGTGCCGAGCCGTACCGGCTGGGGCCGGACGACGTGATCGTGGTGCCGCACCCGCACACGCACATGGCCGGCATGACCTACGGCGCGCTGATGCCGTTGCAACTGGGCGCCACCTGGCTGACCTACGACCGGCCGAGCGACCTGGGGCTGCTGCTCGACTCGATCGAGGCGCACTCGGTCAGCTGGGCGTACATGTCGCCGGGATACCTGGTGAACCTGATCGCCGCGCAGCGCGAACGGGCCCGCGACACCAGCTCGGTGCGGCGGATCGTCTCCGGCTCGGCGCCGCTGCAACCGGACCTGGTCGAGTCGGTACGCGACACGTTCCGGGTGCCGGTGCACGCGCTGTGGGGCATGACCGAGAACGCCGCGGTCACCATGACCCGGCCGGACGATCCGGACGACTGGGCGACCCGCAGCGACGGGCGCGCGGTGCCGTGGATGGAGGTCCGGATCGACGCCGACCCGGGCGAGGACGCGGGCCGGTTGCTGGTCCGGGGCGCCTCGCAGTGCCTGGGTTACCTGCACCAGCGGGACGTGTACGACGCGTGCTTCGACGGCGACTGGTTCGACACCGGTGACATCGCCCGGCCGGACGGCCGGGGCGGCATCCGCATCGTCGGCCGCCGCAGCGACCTGATCATCCGCTCCAACGGGATGAAGGTGCCGGTACTGGAGGTCGAGGGGCTGCTGGCCCGGCATCCGGGGATCAAGGAGCTGGCGCTCGTCGGCTACCCCGACCCGGCCGTACCGGGCTCCGAGCTGTGCTGCGCCGTCGTCGTCCCGGACGGTCAACCGCCGACGCTCGCCGAACTGCACGAGTTCCTCGGCGGGACCGGGATGGCGCGGGTGTTCTGGCCGGACCGGGTGCAGTTCGTCTGGCAGTTGCCGAAGAACTCGCTGGGCAAGATCCAGCGCGCTCCGCTGCACCGACGGCTGGAGCTGGCCGCGGCGCCGCGATGA